A stretch of Rhinopithecus roxellana isolate Shanxi Qingling chromosome 12, ASM756505v1, whole genome shotgun sequence DNA encodes these proteins:
- the ZNF865 gene encoding zinc finger protein 865, with translation MEANPAGSGAGGGGSSGIGGEDGVHFQSYPFDFLEFLNHQRFEPMELYGEHAKAVAALPCAPGPPPQPPPQPPPPQYDYPPQSTFKPKAEVPSSSSSSSSSSSSSSSSSSSSSQAKKPDPPLPPAFGAPPPPLFDAAFPAPQWGIVDLSGHQHLFGNLKRGGPASGPGVTPGLGAPAGAPGPLPAPSQTPPGPPAAAACDPTKDDKGYFRRLKYLMERRFPCGVCQKSFKQSSHLVQHMLVHSGERPYECGVCGRTYNHVSSLIRHRRCHKDVPPAAGGPPQPGPQLPPLGLPAPAASAATATAPSTVSSGPPATPAAPAPSADGSTAPAGVGVPPPAAGGGDGPFACPLCWKVFKKPSHLHQHQIIHTGEKPFSCSVCSKSFNRRESLKRHVKTHSADLLRLPCGICGKAFRDASYLLKHQAAHAGAGAGGPRPVYPCDLCGKSYSAPQSLLRHKAAHAPPAAAAEAPKDGAASAPQPPPTFPPGPYLLPPDPPATDSEKAAAAAAAVVYGAVPVPLLGGHPLLLGGAGTSGAGGSGASVPGKTFCCGICGRGFGRRETLKRHERIHTGEKPHQCPVCGKRFRESFHLSKHHVVHTRERPYKCELCGKVFGYPQSLTRHRQVHRLQLPCALAGAAGLPSTQGASGACGPGASGTSAGPTDGLSYACSDCGEHFPDLFHVMSHKEVHMAEKPYGCDACGKTFGFIENLMWHKLVHQAAPERLLPSTPGGPQPPDGSSGTDAASVLDNGLAGEVGAAVAALAGVSGGEDAGGAAVAGAAGGASSGPERFSCATCGQSFKHFLGLVTHKYVHLVRRTLGCGLCGQSFAGAYDLLLHRRSHRQKRGFRCPVCGKRFWEAALLMRHQRCHTEQRPYRCGVCGRGFLRSWYLRQHRVVHTGERAFKCGVCAKRFAQSSSLAEHRRLHAVARPQRCSACGKTFRYRSNLLEHQRLHLGERAYRCEHCGKGFFYLSSVLRHQRAHEPPRPELRCPACLKAFKDPGYFRKHLAAHQGGRPFRCSSCGEGFANTYGLKKHRLAHKAENLGGPGAGAGTLAGKDA, from the coding sequence ATGGAGGCGAACCCAGCGGGCAGCGGCGCCGGGGGTGGCGGGAGCAGCGGCATCGGGGGCGAGGACGGGGTACACTTCCAGAGCTACCCCTTCGACTTTCTGGAATTCCTCAACCACCAGCGCTTCGAGCCCATGGAACTGTATGGGGAACACGCCAAGGCGGTGGCAGCCCTGCCCTGCGCGCCCGGGCCCCCGCCGCAGCCCCCGCCGCAGCCCCCTCCCCCGCAGTATGACTACCCGCCCCAGTCCACCTTCAAGCCCAAGGCGGAGGTGCCCTCCTCGTCCTCGTCCTCGTCCTCCTCTTCGTCCTCGTCGTCGTCTtcgtcctcttcctcttcccaagCCAAGAAGCCCGATCCGCCCCTGCCGCCCGCCTTCGGGgcgccccctcctcccctctttgACGCTGCTTTCCCCGCTCCGCAGTGGGGCATCGTGGACCTCTCGGGACACCAGCACTTGTTTGGGAACCTGAAGCGAGGAGGGCCCGCGTCCGGGCCGGGGGTGACGCCTGGGCTGGGCGCTCCCGCGGGGGCCCCAGGGCCGCTTCCTGCCCCCTCGCAGACCCCGCCAGGACCCCCCGCGGCGGCGGCCTGCGACCCCACCAAGGACGACAAGGGCTACTTCCGGAGGCTGAAGTATCTGATGGAGCGGCGCTTCCCCTGCGGCGTGTGCCAGAAGTCCTTCAAGCAGTCCTCGCACCTGGTCCAGCACATGCTGGTGCACTCGGGGGAGAGGCCCTACGAATGCGGCGTCTGCGGCCGCACCTACAACCACGTGTCCAGCCTCATCCGCCACCGCCGCTGCCACAAGGACGTGCCACCCGCCGCGGGGGGCCCTCCCCAGCCCGGCCCCCAGCTCCCGCCGCTGGGCCTCCCAGCACCGGCTGCCAGCGCTGCCACCGCCACCGCCCCCTCCACGGTGTCCTCGGGCCCTCCGGCCACGCCCGCGGCGCCCGCCCCCTCCGCAGACGGGAGCACCGCCCCTGCTGGTGTTGGGGTGCCCCCTCCCGCCGCCGGGGGCGGCGACGGCCCGTTCGCCTGCCCACTCTGCTGGAAGGTTTTCAAGAAGCCCAGTCACCTCCACCAGCACCAGATCATCCACACGGGCGAGAAGCCCTTCTCCTGCTCCGTGTGCAGCAAGAGCTTCAACCGCAGGGAGAGCCTGAAGCGCCACGTGAAGACGCACTCGGCCGACCTCCTGCGCCTGCCCTGCGGCATCTGCGGGAAGGCCTTCCGCGACGCCTCCTACCTCCTCAAGCACCAGGCGGCCCACGCAGGGGCGGGCGCCGGGGGACCTCGGCCCGTGTACCCCTGCGACCTGTGCGGCAAGTCCTACTCAGCGCCGCAGAGCCTGCTCCGCCACAAGGCCGCCCACGCCCCGCCCGCCGCCGCTGCGGAGGCGCCCAAGGACGGGGCAGCCTCGGCACCGCAGCCCCCGCCTACCTTCCCCCCGGGCCCGTACCTCCTGCCCCCCGACCCTCCCGCCACCGACAGCGAGAaggcggcggcggccgcggcggcggTGGTGTACGGCGCCGTGCCAGTCCCGCTCCTGGGCGGCCACCCGCTGCTGCTCGGCGGCGCAGGGACCAGCGGGGCGGGAGGCTCGGGCGCCAGCGTCCCGGGAAAGACGTTCTGCTGCGGCATCTGCGGGCGTGGCTTCGGGCGCCGCGAGACCCTGAAGCGCCACGAGCGCATCCACACGGGCGAGAAGCCCCACCAGTGTCCCGTGTGCGGGAAGCGCTTCCGCGAATCCTTCCACTTGAGCAAGCACCACGTGGTGCACACGCGCGAGCGGCCCTACAAGTGCGAGCTCTGCGGCAAGGTCTTCGGCTACCCGCAGAGCCTCACCCGCCACCGCCAGGTGCACCGGCTCCAGCTGCCCTGTGCCCTGGCCGGGGCCGCCGGCCTCCCCTCCACCCAGGGCGCATCCGGGGCCTGTGGGCCCGGGGCCTCAGGCACGTCTGCAGGGCCCACCGATGGGCTGAGCTACGCCTGCTCGGACTGCGGCGAGCACTTCCCAGATCTCTTTCACGTCATGAGCCACAAGGAGGTCCACATGGCAGAGAAGCCTTACGGCTGCGACGCCTGCGGCAAGACCTTCGGCTTCATTGAGAACCTCATGTGGCACAAGCTGGTCCACCAGGCCGCCCCCGAGCGCCTGCTCCCGAGCACGCCTGGCGGCCCGCAGCCCCCGGACGGCTCCAGCGGCACGGATGCGGCCAGCGTGCTGGACAATGGGCTGGCGGGGGAGGTGGGAGCGGCCGTGGCGGCACTGGCAGGGGTGTCTGGGGGTGAGGACGCAGGCGGGGCGGCGGTGGCAGGGGCCGCCGGGGGTGCCAGTTCCGGCCCTGAGCGCTTCAGCTGTGCCACGTGCGGCCAGAGTTTCAAGCACTTCCTGGGCCTAGTGACTCACAAGTACGTGCACCTGGTGCGACGGACCCTGGGCTGCGGCCTCTGCGGCCAGAGCTTCGCGGGCGCCTACGACTTGCTCCTGCACCGCCGCAGCCATCGGCAGAAGCGGGGTTTCCGCTGCCCGGTGTGCGGGAAGCGCTTCTGGGAGGCGGCCCTGCTGATGCGCCACCAGCGCTGCCACACGGAACAGCGGCCGTACCGATGTGGCGTGTGCGGCCGAGGCTTCCTGCGCTCCTGGTACCTGCGGCAGCACCGCGTGGTCCACACTGGCGAGCGGGCCTTCAAGTGCGGCGTGTGCGCCAAGCGCTTCGCGCAGTCGTCCAGCCTGGCAGAGCACCGGCGGCTGCACGCTGTGGCCCGGCCCCAGCGCTGCAGCGCCTGTGGCAAGACCTTCCGCTACCGCTCCAACCTGCTGGAGCACCAGCGGCTGCACCTGGGCGAGCGCGCCTACCGCTGTGAGCACTGCGGCAAGGGCTTCTTCTACCTGAGCTCCGTGCTGCGCCACCAGCGCGCCCACGAGCCGCCGCGGCCCGAGCTCCGCTGCCCCGCCTGCCTCAAGGCCTTCAAGGATCCCGGCTACTTCCGTAAGCACCTGGCTGCCCACCAGGGCGGCCGGCCCTTCCGCTGCTCCTCCTGCGGCGAGGGCTTCGCCAACACCTACGGCCTCAAGAAACACCGCCTAGCGCACAAGGCCGAGAACCTCGGGGGGCCTGGAGCAGGGGCGGGCACCTTGGCCGGAAAGGATGCCTGA